The Argentina anserina chromosome 5, drPotAnse1.1, whole genome shotgun sequence genome includes the window TTCCCTCAAATATCTTTCCACTCATTACCAAAATGAGTATGGTTGTTATACTCCCAAAAAATTGTGGTGGGGACACCCGTCATCCAAAGCAAACTTTAAGTTACTATCTTACTGGTCATCTCTCATGGATTCTCCCAGCAGAATTTGTTCCGCTCATCTTCGCAAGAATCCCATAGCCTGGTAGACATTATTGAGAGTAGTATCAGCTATATCTGATGCCTTCGTGGCACCTTCTGCTAAAATCCCATCCAAGTAAGCTGGGTCAGAAATGATTTCCTCGTAGCGAACCTGCAAAAGTAGAAAATCAAGATAATAACATGGAATACCACTatcaaaaatgaaataatataTGGTACACTCAATAACAAGTGACATACATCATGtccaaaaaatgaaaagaccTCGCGGACCAACAAAATGAGTGGTTGTAAGACATCAATATATCTTTAGTCGAATAATACAGGGCATGCGGCCTGAAGCATAACAACAAGAACCAGCAAGCAATACTGTAAAGTCTATAATACAATATTCCCCACCAATCTATTGAATGCAGCTTGTACATcgtaacaaacaaaaattgaacaGCTAAAAAGGAATCATATCAGCAGAATTGTTGAGGATCGGGATCAAGGAAAGTGATGCTTAAAAAGCATAAACATGCCTTAGGAGTTTGTACTTTTTCTTTCTAAGTTATTTTTCCGGGGAGGGAGGACAACTTATCAGTATATGATGGAAAAAAGTAGTTTCAAATGAATCTAGAACTAAGACAGAACCTATTATGGCTATTCCAACTCAAGATCTTAGGACGCGTCCAATACCAATGCTGGTTGCTAACCTAGAATTAACACTTTACTAAAGTGCTTCACATTAGATATTAAAACCTGGATTGGATTCAGATGATCAATAAGCGCATCAGCTAGGAGTGACTTAAAAGTGCCCCAGTTCATATCTTTGCATTCTCGTTCAACTTCCTGCCATTATAAAGGTTCACTGTTAAATCATATCAAACCTAGTGCAAAGCTCATAACTAACAGATGATAGGCCACTTTCATAAACCCATTATTCtttaaaaccaaaaatttGCACTTCACTGATAAGTCCCAATGAATATTATTACCTCTTTTGTCTTTCCCGATATGAGTTGATATATTGAAAGAAGATTATTGCATTCAGGCCTCTCTGGATTATCAAATTCCATGCTGTAAAAATTATCCAtgaaaaaaaccaaaatcattTTATGTGACCTCCCAATAAACAAAGGGTCAACACAAAGCatcataaaatagaaaaatatccATTGAGCAGATCATCAAAGTGTAAAAGATTCAAGTGAGTTGGGGGATAGATATTCACCCAGGAAATGAGTCGGTTTTGCAcctctttattttgtttgctATTACCTATAGAGCAATTAAGAAACTTGTATCAGCTTCCTGATGGCAATAAAAAACGAGactaaataaaaaacaatttgATAACACAAAAACCAAAATAGGTAGGCCACAAGGAGTTGAGGATCAATAAAAGTACTCAACTAATGAACACGCAGATATGGATCTAGTCAATCATATACAGCAACAAGTGAACGAGAATGATAAATAAATGGTTATGGCAGGAATTACAGAACCCTGAACTACTTCAACTATTCTGAGAAGTTTCCACTTTCCACATCTtgacaaaaatatgaaaaaataaagtaTTACCTATGTACTTGCTCTATAATCTATACTTTCCTTAtagtaattttctttttcaagccGCATCAGATTAAAGGAGTGCAAGGCAATCTAGGCTAGGTTGTGTCAGCCAACTGCACCCCAATAACTTTGATATACACATGGAAATCATGGATATGCAAACCTACACTAAAGCATGGTTGTGTTATAATTAATGACATTTGATGGAAACAAAGCACATCATGAGCATGTTATTATGCTAATATAAGGACCCATATCAATATAAAATAGAGGTAGATTTCTGCTTCTCACATCTTTTGGGTCAAGAAGATTTATCCGCGACTGATCAGAAGGAGCAGACTTGGACATCTGTAACAGTTGCAGTCAGAAGATATGTCAGGAAGATAATGTGGGATGTCACATACCAAAACCCATCTCTTTAATGCTTCCCTTGCTCATTATTTGGATCATATACCTCAATTGCTTAGTAGTCTTAAACTATTTTGTTAAaagattaatttattttgatgcTAGGGCGATGTATTTCGTCTTTACCTTAAAAGATAATATGAAGATcccatcaaaataaaaaatattgcgATAGAAAAATCAGATGTACATTGTTCTGCTGTAAGTTGATGAACTCAAACAGTCAAACAAGAACAACCTTGGAGAGACCATCAGTAAGGGACATCACTCGAGCTCCAACTGGTGGTATCAGAGGCTCAGGGACCTTAACAATAAAAAGTTATAGGTAATAATCTTATAATTTTGAGGAGCTGAAGTTcacatcaacaaaaaaaatcaccttGAAGAGCGCACCTTTTCTCCTGCAGCAACATATAAATAACACATTTGTTAATGTATAAATTAGTCatcaaatgaaataaaaaacttTCATGTCTAAGTCATGGATAATTTCCTGTTTGTAAGTTGTGAAAAATTCTCACCCTCCTAATTTTTTCCATTTTCGTCCTCCAAATAAATTATTAACACGATCAGCGAGCTCACGTGTCAACTCCAAATGCTGCTTTTGATCTTCACCAACCGGGACAAAATCAGACTACAGAAGCATGCAAGAAATCTTAAGAATATAGGTAATTGTTAACTATCATCGATACATACAGTATACAAGCACATGCATAGAAGCGTTAAAATTGCCAAAAGTACAGCATGATCATCCACCTTCAATCTTCATTAATCTGACACAACATTTCAAATCCTGTCAGGAAGGTTCGAAGATTACCTGATATAAGAGAATATCAGAAGCCATCAAAACAGGGTAAGTCAAGAGGGCAACACCAACATTTTCATCCCCCTGCAAACAGAACCAAAGTATAAATCATACAATTTAACATGTGGAAATGTAAAACACATAAAACAGGCAAtacaaaagttttttttttatgaagaaCTACGATGACCAGTCTAAGATGCAAACAAGTTCATAATTACACATTTGTAAAAATGCTCATCAAGACAGATTTTATTAATTATGTTTGTATGTTACTGTCAGTAATAACTGAGTGAGAGATCAAAGCCTTCACATATTGACTTCTAAGTGGATTAGGCACAAAACCGATGAAAGAACTTTCATACTGCTATAAACGCACCGCCTTGCGTGATTTCTCTTTAAACTGAATCATTCGATTAAGCCATCCAACAGGTGCTACAGAACTTAAAAGCCACATCAGTTCTACATGGGCACGAACATGAGACTGCACAAAGACAGATGCCTGCACATACAAAATCATTTTAGAATATAAGCAAACATGAAATATTCTAACAACATCAGAAAGGACCAATATCTGCCTCAGACCTTGGTGGTGTCGACTCCACATGCCAAATATAGTGCGGCAGTATCCCTCGTTGCCTTGGATAGTTGTTGTGCATCATACGGTAACGTAATCTGCGAGATGGAAAACAAAATCTATGAAAtattaataagaaaaaaataaaaaaataataaaaataataaaaaacaaattcattCTCCAAGTATAGCAACAAAAACCCTGAGCCTCACTGATCATAGATTAACACACAAGTTAACGAAGTTAAAACATACCGCGTGGAGGTCCACAATGAAAAAGAGAGTATCATATGTATTCTGCAAGCAGTACAATTACATATTAGCTAACCGTCTCAACATCTCAGACTCCATTAACTATTTCCtaaacaacaaaaacacaatGTAGTTTTCTGCTACCTGTAATGTAATCCAGTTTCGTATCGCACCGAGATAATTCCCAAGGTGAATAGAACCTGTTGGCTGGACTCCAGACACTATCCTCTTCCTACAAATAGGATAAATTCCAATTCAATACAAATCTAATTCAACAGCAAGTTGAAATTATTCAGTTTAACCAGTATCGTCCACGATGTAGATTCATATAAGAGTAAACGCGTATGAATTCGGCggtaaatagtaaaaaaatgGAAAGGATTACTTTACAGTGGTCGGAGAGGTCTCGGAAGCAGGCGGCGGTTGCGAGAGGGAGAAGCTGCAGCAGCACCGGAATCCGGCGGAGGAGCTTCGAAGCGGACTATGAGGAATTGAAGTAGCTACTTTCGAGTGACGGATTTGAACTCCGGCGCCGGCTCGCCTGCttcaaaaaatcaaaaaagGCGTAAAAAGAATGTGAGGACTTTTGTaatggagagggagagagagagagagagagagttacaGAGAAGAAGCGAGGCGAGGAGAAGAAGTGGAGATGGTGAGGAAGTGAGAGAGGACTAAGCGGCCCATGGCGTCGTTTGCTTCTTTTGCTTGGTTTCGCGGCCTCCGGAGATTTTATCCCACCCGCGTTTATATGTCACTGACTGAGTGGTTCAATTACAAGATTGCCCACGTGAcatttttctctgttttttttctttctatttttgaaTAATCCAAGTGACATTTTCTAATTTCCTTACTTgtttagaaaaagaaaagtttgGAATTACTATTAGCGAAAAATATAGTCCATCCAAGAATTTAATCTATGTACTTCACTACTTCCACAATATGCCTAAAAATCACATTGAAGAAATGCAATTGAATTTTctgaaaaaatcaaaataatttaAGACATCGGCTTCTCTTTTACCCAATAATTTCGATATTGTTCAATATATGAGTTTTGTTCTTATATCAACTGATAAAGTAATTCAACGcaagattttttatttttatcatttgaagCATTCATTACAATTTCTAACTTATAGATTAACTTATGAGGATTTCAAAAACTCTAACAAGTGGTGATGATGGACACAATGTGGATTGAGTTGACAATTGCCgatgtatatttatttatggaCTCGAAACTTTTTTATGGAATATCGAAAATAGGGATGCTGTTTGGTCCTTTGTTGGTGGTCTCTTCATGATCTTGATCGGTGTCTACAAGTGTGTTATTCCCATTGCAGTTAATGTAGCCAGGGGAACCCGAATTGTGGTTTGCACAACCTGTTCTTGCTAATATTTATAATGATTTGAGTTTGCTGAAGAAGACAATTGTAGCTATAAATAAACTAAAGACTATAGTGATTATGTCTTAAAGGTCAAACTCAAATCGTTGTTTCAATTTGTCCAGGTTTGGTCATGGGAAAGATTTTTGAAGCTTATGTAAAACTTAGTATACTAACAAAAACTTGCACTTGATACGAGTGTAAAAGATATTATTCATCTTATCAGAAAGCCATTTACagtaataaaaatatgatgATGTTGTGAGAGAATTATTATGCTACCattttgtgtgtcttagtcTATTTAGATTTTCTTATTAGATTAGATTATGTTTTAATGTAATAGATATGAATTTCTGATTCATCGAGATACTAcgtatgtaatgtctatatatatgccaCATTCGGGATTAttgactatatgaaagaaacttatcGAGTTATCGGGATTattgacaccagccgatgtgatcggtatatatatctagtgaccctgtaaaaatttcataaatTTCGGACCTCcattgaccgtcggaatttccgataAACCAAGAACATCATTAATATGCGCTaaaggaagacccattaccaagatatGAACACCGAAATCCGTTTGCATATCAGAAATAACCTAattttgtcaccgatcatgCACGGTTGCActaaggaaacccatttggcaaatccccggtcaatgggggttttaatatgtcaaaactcttcttttttttgttgaccgtcaGTACGGCTGattaaaccatgtccaaaacggatgaaatttttacaggatccctttatatatataccgatcacatatgctggtgtcgatcgaccatattttcgaactggagttgtcgatcgtcGAAATGTTCACtgatgtatcataactttttattaggtttagaataaaactatcgcattataaagcgactatatgaagaaaacttcttagGATCGATTGACACTAGCCAATGTGAtcagaatatatatttagtgaccatgtaaaaatttcatccaattcagacctcgttttACCATCGGAATTTCcagtaaactaaaaaaaccactaatatgccataggGGAAGATACATTACTAatatgcgaacaccgaaagccattttcatatctgaaatcacttgATTTTTGTTACTCATCGTGTACGGTCGCACCAAGAAAACCCATTTAACAAAGCCCTGGTATATGAAggttttaatatatcaaaacgcctattttttttgttgaccgtaggtatgaACTGTCAAACAGTGTCtaaaacagacgaaatttttacgggtttactaaatatatataccgatcacatttgctagtgtcgatcgaccatatttcaaactggagttgtcgatcgccgaagtgtccactaatgtatcataacctttatattatgtttataataaaactatcgtattatgaagcgactatatgaaagaaaacttttcgggatcgatcgacaccatccaatgtgatcagtatatatatttagtgatcctataaaattttcatccaattcagacctagTTTAACCACataatttctggtaaaccaaaaacaccactaatatgccatgaCAGAAGactcattaccaagatgcaaaTGCCTaaaactgtttacatatttgaaaatcacctaatttttgtcaccgatcgtacGCGATCGCGACGAGGAAACACATTTGACAatgccccggtcaatgaggttttaatatgttaaaacgGCTCTTTGTTGGTTGACAAACTATGTCAAAaaaaaacggacgaaatttttacagggtccctaaatatatatatcgatcacatctactggtgtcgatcgacaatatttcaaaactagaatttatttgtgacttttttttagaatgttttccaagaatttttttattgttctaaacccttaaataagagtattatgtttttttttctaatacaagcccgtaagggcctgcccgtaaaagcccgcaatGCCCGCTTTAGATGGACGGACTtggattttcatattttgtgAAAATATTCGACCCGATCCGTCACTTATCTAAATGTACTAAGGTCTGGCCCGGGCTTACCATTTATG containing:
- the LOC126793531 gene encoding tryptophan--tRNA ligase, chloroplastic/mitochondrial isoform X2, whose protein sequence is MGRLVLSHFLTISTSSPRLASSLRAGAGVQIRHSKVATSIPHSPLRSSSAGFRCCCSFSLSQPPPASETSPTTVKKRIVSGVQPTGSIHLGNYLGAIRNWITLQNTYDTLFFIVDLHAITLPYDAQQLSKATRDTAALYLACGVDTTKASVFVQSHVRAHVELMWLLSSVAPVGWLNRMIQFKEKSRKAGDENVGVALLTYPVLMASDILLYQSDFVPVGEDQKQHLELTRELADRVNNLFGGRKWKKLGGRKGALFKVPEPLIPPVGARVMSLTDGLSKMSKSAPSDQSRINLLDPKDVIANKIKRCKTDSFPGMEFDNPERPECNNLLSIYQLISGKTKEEVERECKDMNWGTFKSLLADALIDHLNPIQVRYEEIISDPAYLDGILAEGATKASDIADTTLNNVYQAMGFLRR
- the LOC126793531 gene encoding tryptophan--tRNA ligase, chloroplastic/mitochondrial isoform X1; the protein is MGRLVLSHFLTISTSSPRLASSLRRAGAGVQIRHSKVATSIPHSPLRSSSAGFRCCCSFSLSQPPPASETSPTTVKKRIVSGVQPTGSIHLGNYLGAIRNWITLQNTYDTLFFIVDLHAITLPYDAQQLSKATRDTAALYLACGVDTTKASVFVQSHVRAHVELMWLLSSVAPVGWLNRMIQFKEKSRKAGDENVGVALLTYPVLMASDILLYQSDFVPVGEDQKQHLELTRELADRVNNLFGGRKWKKLGGRKGALFKVPEPLIPPVGARVMSLTDGLSKMSKSAPSDQSRINLLDPKDVIANKIKRCKTDSFPGMEFDNPERPECNNLLSIYQLISGKTKEEVERECKDMNWGTFKSLLADALIDHLNPIQVRYEEIISDPAYLDGILAEGATKASDIADTTLNNVYQAMGFLRR